A stretch of Henckelia pumila isolate YLH828 chromosome 4, ASM3356847v2, whole genome shotgun sequence DNA encodes these proteins:
- the LOC140865644 gene encoding uncharacterized protein yields the protein MGVVIESEIWEPNKAVYVFLFISSFFSIFLYPARTASNVFDHAPPVSFLRFQRDFLLLYSLSSVMEGLWAVFGEYELTYYGLNKEQMLVSLCVGCAVSLFIGSFLGVISDIVGHKKLCLLFYMLHLFVSIWKMINGTPAIWLASICLSLASSIFSFSFETWMVVEHDKLGQRQDSLNHMFWLMTFFESASFIGSQVLGNYLIDGDVSKNFQSMWKVAMFLVVAAIIFVTRGWKEAPKRTLFKDYSIVFHRHVLCDKRIWLLSLAQASVHFSVTAFWILWAPTVVADGREVSLGLIYPCMLGSKMLGSTGFQWFLPGSLAIRTEEYLVYVFIIMGTALSIVAYDYQEIGLLVKLFCIFHVCMGLVLPSLARLRTMYVPNEVRGGMMTLSLAPPSAALLVFLMLRGYYQCIGNSTLTALAALGLFSAAGCMYGLKKWGKQLHQSRHHL from the exons ATGGGAGTTGTAATCGAGTCCGAAATCTGGGAGCCAAACAAAGCtgtatatgtatttttattCATCTCCAGCTTCTTCTCGATATTCCTTTATCCGGCGAGAACTGCGTCAAATGTCTTCGATCACGCGCCTCCCGTTTCCTTTCTTCGTTTTCAGCGAGACTTTCTTCTGCTCTACTCACTTTCCTCtg TGATGGAGGGTTTGTGGGCTGTGTTTGGAGAGTACGAATTGACCTATTACGGATTGAATAAAGAACAAATGCTGGTTTCGTTATGTGTTGGATGTGCGGTCTCTCTGTTTATCGGGAGTTTTCTTGGAGTTATTTCTGATATAGT GGGTCATAAGAAACTATGCTTATTGTTTTACATGCTGCACCTTTTTGTGAGCATATGGAAGATGATCAATGGAACTCCTGCGATTTGGTTGGCAAGCATTTGTCTCTCACTGGCCTCTTCAatattttccttttcttttgagACATGGATGGTAGTCGAGCATGACAAG CTCGGTCAGAGGCAAGATTCGTTGAATCATATGTTTTGGTTGATGACGTTCTTTGAATCTGCATCTTTCATTGGCAGTCAAGTGCTTGGAAATTATCTGATTGATGGCGATGTCAGTAAAAACTTTCAATCGATGTGGAAAGTAGCTATGTTTTTGGTGGTTGCTGCAATTATCTTTGTCACTCGAGGCTGGAAAGAAGCTCCTAAAAGAACACTCTTCAAGGATTATAGTATTGTGTTTCATAGGCACGTTCTCTGTG ATAAGAGAATATGGCTATTATCATTGGCGCAAGCTTCTGTTCACTTCTCTGTTACAGCATTTTGGATTCTTTGGGCTCCAACTGTAGTG GCTGATGGGAGAGAAGTATCATTGGGTTTGATATATCCTTGTATGTTGGGTTCTAAGATGCTCGGTAGCACTGGATTTCAATGGTTTTTACCAGGATCGTTAGCAATTCGTACAGAGGAATATCTAGTATATGTTTTTATTATAATGGGCACCGCTTTGTCTATTGTTGCCTATGATTATCAG GAAATTGGTCTTCTTGTGAAACTATTTTGCATATTTCATGTTTGCATGGGCCTGGTGCTGCCATCTCTTGCAAGATTGAGAACCAT GTATGTGCCGAATGAAGTTCGTGGAGGAATGATGACCCTGTCACTCGCACCCCCAAGTGCGGCACTCTTGGTTTTCCTGATGCTG AGAGGTTACTATCAATGTATTGGGAATTCGACTCTCACTGCATTGGCGGCTCTGGGGCTGTTCTCCGCTGCTGGTTGCATGTATGGGCTTAAAAAATGGGGAAAACAGCTTCACCAGAGTAGGCATCACTTGTGA
- the LOC140864943 gene encoding BTB/POZ domain-containing protein SR1IP1, whose protein sequence is MLYLDHRHHTAQSNDAIISSKKNHRLSATMKRTSEWVFSQEIPTDVTVIAGGTSFSLHKFPLVSKSGYIRKLVSESLDADLSIIELPDIPGEADAFELAAKFCYGVNFEISTENIAMLRCVAEFLEMSDDYAVGNLIGRTEAYINEVALTNLAGAVFILHSCENLFPIAENVNLVSRCIDTIAFVACRDSQFAAPVEPKSGELHDFVSHNFPVSKPIVDWWAEDLTLLRIDLFQRVIVKMISRGFKKHALGPILMLYAQKSLRGLELFAKSRKKIDTKQQHEKRVVLEMMVGLLPREKNSMPVSFLSMLLRAAICLDTTFACRLDLEKMMGSQLGQAVIDDLLIPSYSLTGDTLFDVETIQRIATNFFESRMELNRVGYDADQCHISHSSNEMENVTRLMENYLAEIASDHNLSVPRFLDFAELIPEQYRVTDDGMYRAIDIYLKAHSALSDMEKKKICSLMDCQKLSREACAHAAQNDRLPVQTVVQVLYHEQQRLGEVVDGGLHESPPALKPPKTPEPMEIHAIPDEDSITTLQRENEDLRLELMKMKMRLKDMENPSVRIPAAGDHHHARPNSVMSRTMSISEKPLPARKSLLSSMSRKLGRFIRPEGNTPGSKGRVKAGKDRRHSIS, encoded by the exons ATGCTGTATCTTGACCACAGGCACCACACTGCACAATCCAATGATGCAATCATTTCTTCCAAGAAAAACCATCGCCTTTCTGCTACCATGAAGAGGACTAGCGAATG GGTTTTTTCCCAGGAGATTCCTACCGACGTTACTGTTATCGCTGGAGGAACCTCCTTCTCACTGCACAAG TTTCCTTTGGTGTCGAAAAGTGGATACATAAGGAAGCTGGTTTCGGAATCCCTAGATGCTGATCTTTCTATCATCGAACTCCCCGATATCCCCGGAGAAGCGGACGCATTCGAGCTTGCAGCAAAATTTTGCTATGGAGTCAACTTCGAAATCAGTACAGAGAACATAGCGATGCTAAGATGCGTGGCCGAGTTTCTTGAAATGTCGGACGATTACGCTGTCGGAAACTTAATCGGAAGAACCGAAGCGTACATAAATGAAGTAGCACTAACAAATCTCGCGGGGGCAGTGTTCATACTACATTCTTGTGAAAATCTTTTTCCCATTGCGGAAAATGTTAATCTGGTGAGTCGATGCATCGATACGATAGCCTTTGTTGCTTGTAGAGATAGCCAATTTGCTGCGCCTGTGGAGCCCAAAAGCGGAGAGTTACACGACTTTGTTTCGCATAATTTCCCCGTCTCGAAGCCTATTGTGGATTGGTGGGCTGAGGATTTGACACTGCTTCGAATCGATCTGTTTCAACGGGTTATTGTTAAGATGATATCGAGAGGATTCAAGAAACATGCACTTGGTCCTATACTAATGCTTTATGCTCAGAAATCTCTTCGAGGTTTG GAGTTATTCGCGAAAAGTCGAAAGAAGATCGATACAAAACAACAGCACGAGAAAAGGGTCGTTTTAGAAATGATGGTTGGTCTTCTTCCAAGAGAGAAGAACTCAATGCCTGTTAGCTTCCTGTCGATGCTTCTTCGAGCTGCAATATGTTTGGACACGACGTTTGCTTGCCGGCTTGACTTGGAGAAGATGATGGGTTCTCAACTGGGACAAGCTGTGatagatgatttattgattccTTCATATTCTTTAACAGGAGACACATTGTTCGACGTGGAGACCATACAGCGAATCGCCACGAATTTCTTCGAAAGCAGAATGGAGCTAAACAGAGTGGGATATGATGCGGACCAATGTCACATTTCCCATTCATCGAATGAGATGGAGAATGTGACAAGATTAATGGAGAATTACCTTGCAgaaattgcttctgatcataaCTTATCCGTCCCCAGGTTCCTCGACTTCGCGGAACTTATCCCTGAACAATACAGAGTAACTGATGATGGAATGTACAGAGCCATCGACATATACTTGAAG GCGCATTCGGCTTTAAGCGAcatggagaagaagaagatttGCAGTTTAATGGACTGTCAAAAGCTATCTCGTGAAGCTTGTGCGCACGCAGCTCAAAACGACAGGCTTCCGGTGCAAACAGTCGTTCAAGTTCTTTACCACGAGCAGCAGCGCCTCGGGGAGGTGGTGGATGGCGGACTCCACGAATCGCCCCCGGCTCTTAAACCACCTAAAACCCCGGAACCGATGGAAATTCACGCGATTCCAGATGAAGACTCGATCACAACTCTACAAAGGGAAAATGAGGACCTGAGATTGGAGCTGATGAAGATGAAAATGAGATTGAAAGACATGGAAAATCCTTCGGTTAGAATACCTGCAGCTGGTGATCATCATCATGCTCGTCCTAATTCGGTCATGTCGCGCACAATGTCCATTTCGGAGAAGCCTCTTCCGGCCCGGAAGTCATTGTTAAGCTCCATGTCGAGGAAACTTGGCAGGTTCATTAGGCCTGAGGGGAACACGCCGGGTTCCAAAGGCAGAGTGAAAGCAGGGAAAGACAGGCGCCACTCTATTTCGTGA